The following are from one region of the Pygocentrus nattereri isolate fPygNat1 chromosome 20, fPygNat1.pri, whole genome shotgun sequence genome:
- the cspg4b gene encoding chondroitin sulfate proteoglycan 4, which yields MEGPFLYGLLALFVGVSHGASFYGDGFVQLKATESSRHNTLHVRFRTSSQRGVLFLAAGQNSYLLLELTSGRLQAKLDLGSGERILNSDRGNPLNDLAWHTIDLVHDRNNVSLTVDKHFQTSQRLPGPQQELNVKDGLYVGGTGGLDKVYLPSDLTGFRGCLDEVLFNEHNLLSSLRSYSGLKNVYEVSLGCSPQFFAIEEDSISFFSSRAYISLPPWSAQQEWTLECSVHTSAQEGIIMYNSARQGDFVTMEIHEGLLVAMVGRDGMKTELRSLTFVNDKKWHTVKLYFTSKSLQLSVDGETVKSSISSRSKALQLKGFLFLGGVDDSTRSEVRKVGLSSVAGKRIKGGSFKGCFRDIKVNGVPTGLPHAVVTKDISVGCELEKEPDITTTLNPATIPQTFAGSVTPLPPIDVSTLAKGLVKKYGQNFLQLRNLVVPEGGRASLDSKHIKVNLDFKKLGIRQSQIMFRIEEQPVHGQLRFDVDQEQEENTFSMLDLWHGRVMYIHGGSEDPRDYFMFSIFSNSRKETPIYLKGHKLYRFNVTVTPTNDAPELSLPEGNLFILLENSRKKLTTDVLKATDVDSNVTDLVYSVLGNLNADAGFLETEDNPGQAITSFPHSALEDGKINYVHTGVRNSRIVLRVSDGEKVSNTVVLRIMAFGLEYSIMNNTGLEVTQGETSLISTTQLAVRTNAVKQMVDIRYDVTEPPRFGELQRLHSSGEWKFTNSFSQRVLEKDRLRYLSTFKSVQSGNVTDHFKCKVTIASKATEQLVFNIKMKWVNFTVERNEIIEMDKIRRAAIDSQHLYATAQGVTVTEAELNFRLLSSTKKGMILLNDEKLEKNSTFSQMDVTDMKVEYQLVDRTFEDTVDSFEFQVFTKHAHSASHVFKINIKADINSIYIRNNGLSVFEGESKLITKDDLFAETLSTKEMYYTVTKSPKHGKLARINLSNSTESYDRLISFTYHDILEERLMYVHDDSETTHDQFTFIASSSPVAKTSVNEDEVGSKEGVFNISILLVNDEKPIRIVDEVFHVVRDGQRLLTLDDLCYHDADSDFSDGQLVYTRRGIPMGDLVLVNDTSHKLYQFTQEDLAQKRVLFIHRGVSSGRFVLFVSDGKHYVSSLLDISAQDPYLRVDNNTGLLVQKGQAKTFSSANFSVVTNLDVREESEITFKIHDAPKHGGLFLKDKKIESFTQHELKNALLSYHHDNSKNLADFFSVMVKAKGLRLDARINVKVYLESHQRPPVILHSKTLRVEEGKPVKIERSKLEVTHEANLPSEIIFTVKVAPTYGYLRGVVDDQYQGSEEKPMMNFTQEDINAGNIQYVQMVPDQVNDSFILEASNGVADVSDITLTVDVIPRLIPVEVSNITLKEGASKALTEKTIRVSNQHFSGLHFVYYVSEGPLHGHIENSRFPGLPTTYFTRKQVEQELIFYVHDNSETLEDRFIIIANDTDLRKHSTPRTVYVQVIPINDEPPVITANKVLRVWVGSVTEITPEDMNAEDDDTAPDQLNYITTQPSNGHLALKSAPTKPIMNFTQAHIDQGQLIFVHSGAMAGGFNFQVNDGVNFAPRQIFSVTARALILRLERSGPLKVFPGSSSCISKEVLKAVTNDDKGNANRTIRFTVVNPPKFGKLVNVQADKSITEMSSFTQEMLDNGEVAYEQNVDSVGWAALDKFTFTVSSPPASLEAQTFDIDISYEHAGPERSSLLKNTGAVVTEGDKVVIDRMMLDASNLLTKEAEPRRHSYDVWYQVKTLPQHGIIVVGERNLTKEKPYFSQFILNKYGITYQHDDSETTHDHFIFDAFLNLKSKPAQRPFDDSEVIEEAFNITVTPVNDQPPILKTKAPSLKVVQGDTIALGPSNLNVSDLDNPPDEILYSVISRPTNGYLAFAGSLNMSADAFSQAQINSGEVFFVQDGSPVSGVFYFSVTDGHHRPVYKLFNLEVIQISVSLINHTEIVLEQGKTSVDLTSSHLAAVTNGKNTNIHYKITVPPRYGKLLLFDNDEVFAFDQEDLQAHRLSYHMINPVSSHDSFEFTVFTSDTNLTDQVVNITVKPLIQYAKSVGIPNGQRVKLKAGYLNASELALISGSDPMFEILSSPMYGKVLRIETNKVKKVEPVRTFSFSELQQGKLAIEVTANLTGVQEVNDSFRFVIKADSHQPAIGEFTFTIVPFDRALMTTTVVPAYTTSPVSPSQTTVMNTALLSTSPLLQSTQLLTKAVTKFKGRNRWGNSNRSDSHGTTIAKPGHGQEITPMKNTPLRVESAPQSSSSNPMLIILPLLAIVLLIIVVVLVLILRRNRQKKQKPLKSASASSSCPDGGYYQGHPERSTTFPLVTVTPLSPKKFKGSPAQKRLHTSSGNSAYGQSMALCSFEDQELEPSQFCRTTNPTLQHNQYWV from the exons ATGGAGGGTCCCTTTCTGTACGGGCTGCTCGCGCTCTTCGTCGGAGTCTCACACGGAG CTTCCTTCTATGGTGATGGATTTGTGCAGTTAAAGGCAACGGAGTCTTCTAGACATAACACGCTCCATGTCCGCTTCCGCACCTCCAGCCAGAGAGGTGTGCTCTTCCTGGCTGCAGGGCAGAACAGTTACCTGCTGTTGGAGCTGACCTCTGGACGACTACAG GCAAAGTTGGATCTTGGCTCTGGAGAGCGGATCCTGAACTCAGACAGAGGGAATCCCCTGAATGATTTGGCTTGGCACACAATAGATCTTGTCCATGACCGGAATAACGTGAGCTTAACTGTTGACAAGCATTTCCAGACCAGTCAGAGGCTACCAGGCCCACAGCAAGAGCTGAATGTAAAGGATGGCCTATATGTTGGTGGGACAGGAGGCTTAGATAAAGTCTATCTTCCTAGTGATCTTACTGGCTTCCGCGGTTGCCTTGATGAAGTGCTATTTAATGAGCACAACCTCCTGTCATCACTTAGGTCCTACTCTGGATTGAAGAATGTCTATGAGGTTTCCCTTGGATGCAGTCCTCAATTTTTTGCTATTGAAGAGGATTCCATTAGCTTTTTCAGCTCCAGGGCATACATCTCCCTTCCTCCTTGGTCTGCACAGCAAGAGTGGACTCTTGAGTGCTCTGTACATACCTCAGCTCAAGAGGGAATCATTATGTACAATTCTGCTCGACAGGGGGACTTCGTTACCATGGAAATCCATGAAGGCTTGCTAGTTGCGATGGTGGGGAGAGATGGAATGAAAACAGAGCTACGCTCTCTTACTTTCGTCAATGACAAGAAATGGCACACTGTCAAACTTTACTTCACTTCCAAAAGCTTACAGCTTTCTGTAGATGGAGAAACTGTGAAGTCCAGTATCAGCTCCAGATCAAAAGCCCTGCAGCTGaaaggttttctttttcttgggGGAGTTGATGACAGCACTCGCTCTGAAGTGAGAAAGGTGGGCCTGTCTTCAGTTGCCGGAAAGCGCATTAAAGGTGGATCCTTCAAAGGATGCTTTAGAGATATCAAGGTCAATGGTGTTCCAACAGGGCTTCCACATGCTGTTGTAACTAAAGATATCTCTGTTGGCTGTGAGCTGGAGAAAGAACCTGATATCACTACTACTTTGAACCCAGCTACTATACCTCAGACCTTTGCTGGCTCTGTCACTCCATTACCACCTATAGATGTGTCCACCCTTGCAAAGGGTCTTGTCAAGAAGTATGGACAAAATTTTCTCCAGCTTAGGAACCTTGTTGTTCCAGAGGGTGGTCGTGCATCCTTGGATTCAAAACATATAAAAGTGAACTTGGACTTCAAGAAACTTGGTATTCGCCAGTCTCAAATCATGTTTAGAATTGAAGAGCAGCCTGTGCATGGTCAGCTTAGATTTGATGTGGACCAGGAGCAAGAAGAGAATACTTTTAGCATGCTGGATCTTTGGCATGGCAGAGTGATGTATATACATGGAGGTTCTGAAGACCCACGTGACTACTTCATGTTCTCCATCTTCTCTAACAGCAGAAAGGAAACACCAATCTATCTCAAAGGACATAAGCTGTACAGATTCAATGTTACAGTGACACCTACCAATGATGCTCCTGAATTGAGCCTGCCTGAAGGGAACCTCTTCATTCTGCTTGAGAACTCTAGGAAGAAGTTAACCACAGATGTATTGAAAGCCACGGACGTAGATAGCAACGTTACAGACTTGGTCTACTCTGTATTGGGAAATCTCAATGCTGACGCTGGGTTTTTGGAAACTGAAGATAACCCAGGTCAGGCTATTACTTCCTTCCCCCACTCTGCTCTGGAGGATGGAAAGATAAACTATGTCCACACTGGAGTGAGAAACTCAAGGATAGTGTTGAGAGTTAGTGATGGAGAGAAAGTTAGCAACACAGTGGTGCTTAGAATAATGGCCTTTGGACTGGAATACAGCATCATGAACAACACTGGACTGGAGGTCACTCAAGGAGAGACATCTCTAATAAGCACTACTCAATTAGCTGTACGGACCAATGCGGTAAAACAAATGGTTGACATTCGATATGATGTTACAGAGCCACCAAGGTTCGGGGAACTCCAGAGGCTTCATTCAAGCGGAGAATGGAAGTTCACTAATTCTTTCTCTCAGAGGGTTTTAGAGAAGGACCGCCTGAGGTATCTCAGCACCTTTAAATCTGTTCAGTCAGGTAACGTTACTGATCACTTCAAGTGTAAAGTCACAATTGCTTCAAAAGCCACAGAGCAGCTGGTGTTTAACATAAAGATGAAATGGGTAAACTTCACAGTAGAAAGGAATGAAATAATTGAGATGGACAAAATTAGAAGAGCTGCAATAGACTCACAGCATCTCTATGCAACAGCACAAGGTGTGACTGTAACTGAGGCTGAGCTTAATTTCAGGCTTCTGTCTTCCACAAAGAAAGGAATGATTTTACTAAATGATGAGAAGTTAGAGAAAAATTCCACCTTTAGTCAAATGGATGTCACAGATATGAAGGTAGAGTATCAACTAGTGGATAGAACATTTGAGGACACAGTTGACAGTTTTGAATTCCAGGTGTTCACCAAACATGCTCATTCAGCCAGTCATGTATTTAAGATAAATATCAAGGCAGACATCAACAGCATTTACATAAGAAACAATGGACTTTCTGTTTTCGAAGGTGAGAGCAAACTCATCACCAAAGATGACTTGTTTGCTGAAACTCTGAGTACTAAAGAAATGTACTACACAGTGACCAAGAGCCCCAAACATGGCAAACTAGCGCGAATCAACCTCTCAAACTCAACTGAGAGTTATGACAGACTGATCTCTTTCACCTATCACGATATCTTAGAGGAACGACTTATGTATGTTCATGATGATAGTGAAACCACTCATGACCAGTTCACATTTATAGCTTCTTCAAGTCCAGTGGCTAAGACTTCTGTGAATGAAGATGAGGTTGGGTCCAAAGAAGGCGTGTTCAACATCTCAATACTGTTGGTAAATGATGAAAAGCCTATTCGTATTGTGGATGAAGTTTTCCACGTTGTACGAGATGGTCAGAGGCTGTTGACCTTGGATGACTTGTGCTATCACGATGCTGACTCAGACTTCAGTGACGGGCAGCTTGTCTACACCCGCCGTGGCATCCCTATGGGTGATCTGGTGCTTGTGAATGACACTTCTCACAAACTCTACCAGTTCACCCAAGAGGATCTGGCACAGAAACGGGTGTTGTTCATTCATCGCGGCGTGAGCTCTGGCCGTTTCGTACTGTTCGTTTCAGATGGCAAGCACTATGTCTCTTCTCTGTTGGAtatcagtgctcaggacccttACCTAAGGGTTGATAACAATACAGGCCTGCTGGTCCAAAAAGGGCAGGCCAAGACTTTCAGCAGCGCCAACTTCAGTGTGGTCACAAACTTGGACGTCAGAGAAgagagtgaaattacattcaaGATTCATGATGCACCAAAACACGGTGGACTGTTTTTAAAAGACAAGAAAATTGAATCATTCACCCAGCATGAGCTGAAGAATGCTTTGCTGTCTTATCACCATGACAACAGTAAGAATTTGGCTGACTTTTTCTCTGTCATGGTGAAAGCGAAAGGCTTGCGTCTGGATGCCAGAATTAATGTGAAAGTGTACTTGGAAAGTCATCAAAGGCCACCTGTCATACTTCACAGCAAAACACTGCGGGTAGAGGAGGGCAAACCTGTGAAGATTGAACGTAGTAAACTTGAG GTCACTCATGAAGCTAATTTGCCTTCAGAAATCATCTTCACTGTCAAAGTTGCTCCAACATATGGATACCTGCGTGGTGTTGTTGATGACCAGTACCAGGGATCTGAGGAGAAACCCATGATGAACTTTACACAAGAGGACATCAATGCTGGTAACATCCAGTATGTACAGATGGTCCCTGACCAGGTGAATGACTCTTTCATTTTGGAAGCCAGCAACGGTGTAGCAGACGTTAGCGATATCACTTTGACTGTGGATGTCATCCCTCGCTTAATACCAGTTGAGGTCTCCAATATCACTCTGAAAGAAGGAGCATCCAAGGCCCTCACAGAAAAGACCATCAGAGTCAGCAATCAGCATTTCTCAGGGCTCCACTTTGTGTACTACGTGTCAGAGGGACCCTTGCATGGCCACATTGAGAATTCTCGTTTCCCAGGGTTACCCACCACCTACTTCACCAGGAAACAG GTGGAGCAGGAGCTTATCTTCTATGTCCACGATAACTCTGAGACATTAGAGGACCGCTTCATTATCATAGCCAATGACACAGACCTGCGAAAACACAGTACGCCCAGGACAGTGTATGTCCAGGTCATACCCATCAATGACGAACCTCCAGTTATTACCGCCAACAAGGTCCTCAGG GTTTGGGTTGGCTCTGTCACTGAAATCACACCAGAAGATATGAATGCAGAGGATGATGATACTGCGCCAGATCAGTTAAACTACATCACTACTCAGCCAAGTAATGGTCACCTGGCTTTGAAGAGTGCCCCGACCAAACCAATCATGAATTTCACTCAGGCTCACATTGACCAGGGCCAGCTGATATTTGTACACAGTG GAGCCATGGCTGGAGGCTTTAATTTCCAGGTGAATGATGGTGTGAACTTTGCTCCACGGCAGATATTCAGCGTCACAGCTCGTGCCCTGATTCTTCGTCTGGAAAGGAGTGGCCCTCTCAAGGTGTTTCCAG GCTCTTCATCCTGCATTTCAAAAGAGGTCCTCAAAGCAGTAACCAATGACGATAAAGGCAACGCTAACCGCACCATTCGTTTTACTGTCGTTAATCCTCCAAAATTTGGAAAGCTAGTGAATGTGCAGGCAGACAAGTCCATAACAGAGATGTCATCCTTCACACAAGAAATG CTAGATAATGGTGAAGTGGCATATGAGCAAAATGTAGACTCTGTTGGATGGGCAGCATTAGACAAGTTCACGTTCACTGTATCATCACCTCCTGCCAGCCTTGAGGCTCAGACATTTGATATTGACATCTCTTATGAACACGCTGGACCTGAACGAAGCTCTCTCCTTAAGAACACAG GTGCTGTGGTAACAGAAGGAGACAAAGTTGTCATTGACAGGATGATGCTGGATGCATCAAATCTCCTTACCAAAGAGGCTGAGCCCCGTCGCCACTCTTATGATGTCTGGTACCAGGTCAAGACTTTACCACAACATGGTATCATTGTCGTGGGTGAACGGAATCTTACAAAGGAGAAGCCCTACTTCTCTCAGTTCATCCTGAACAAGTATGGAATCACCTACCAGCATGATGACTCTGAGACAACACATGACCACTTTATATTTGATGCTTTCCTTAACCTGAAGAGCAAGCCTGCACAGCGCCCTTTTGATGACAGTGAAGTTATAGAGGAGGCATTTAATATCACTGTCACTCCAGTGAATGATCAGCCACCTATCCTAAAAACCAAGGCCCCAAGCCTCAAGGTGGTCCAAGGGGATACTATAGCTCTTGGACCCAGCAACTTGAATGTGTCAGACTTGGACAACCCTCCAGATGAAATCCTGTACTCTGTGATCAGTAGACCCACCAATGGCTACCTTGCTTTTGCAGGAAGTTTGAATATGTCAGCGGATGCCTTTTCCCAAGCCCAAATCAACAGTGGCGAAGTATTCTTTGTCCAGGATGGCAGCCCTGTGTCTGGGGTGTTCtacttcagtgtcactgatggCCATCACCGACCAGTTTACAAACTTTTTAACTTGGAAGTCATACAGATTTCTGTTTCTCTTATCAATCACACAGAGATTGTGTTGGAACAGGGGAAAACATCAGTTGATCTCACTTCTTCACATCTGGCTGCAGTAACCAATGGAAAAAACACCAATATTCACTATAAAATAACTGTACCTCCTAGATATGGTAAACTTCTTCTGTTTGACAATGACGAAGTTTTTGCTTTTGATCAAGAGGATCTGCAAGCACATAGACTAAGTTATCACATGATCAATCCTGTGTCTTCTCATGATAGTTTTGAGTTTACCGTCTTCACATCAGATACAAACCTGACTGATCAAGTAGTTAATATCACAGTCAAGCCTTTAATTCAGTATGCAAAAAGCGTAGGGATCCCAAACGGACAACGTGTTAAGCTTAAGGCAGGTTATCTGAACGCTTCAGAGCTTGCCTTGATAAGTGGTAGCGATCCAATGTTTGAAATCTTGTCCTCACCAATGTATGGCAAGGTTTTACGCATAGAgactaacaaggtaaaaaaagtAGAACCTGTCAGGACATTTTCCTTTAGTGAACTGCAACAGGGAAAATTGGCCATCGAGGTCACGGCAAACCTTACAGGAGTTCAGGAGGTGAATGACTCCTTCAGATTTGTCATAAAAGCAGACAGCCACCAACCTGCAATAGGAGAATTCACTTTTACCATTGTTCCGTTTGATCGGGCTCTCATGACAACAACAGTTGTCCCAGCTTACACAACTAGTCCTGTTTCACCCAGCCAAACAACAGTAATGAATACTGCCCTGCTTTCCACGTCTCCTTTGCTTCAGTCTACACAGCTGTTAACCAAGGCTGTAACCAAGTTCAAAGGCCGCAATCGCTGGGGTAACTCAAACCGCAGTGACTCACATGGCACTACTATCGCTAAACCAGGTCACGGACAGGAGATTACTCCGATGAAGAACACTCCACTGAGGGTTGAGTCAGCACCCCAAAGCAGCTCTTCTAACCCTATGCTCATCATTCTTCCACTGCTTGCTATAGTACTTCTCATAATTGTGGTGGTGCTAGTGCTTATCTTGAGGAGAAACCgtcaaaagaaacagaaacctTTGAAAAGTGCCTCTGCTTCTTCATCTTGTCCTGATGGTGGATACTATCAAGGCCACCCAGAGCGGAGTACAACATTTCCTTTAGTGACTGTCACCCCTCTCAGCCCAAAGAAGTTCAAAGGTAGCCCAGCTCAAAAGAGACTCCATACAAGCAGTGGAAATTCTGCCTATGGACAGTCTATGGCTCTTTGTTCCTTTGAGGACCAAGAGCTTGAACCCTCGCAGTTCTGCAGGACCACTAATCCAACCTTACAGCACAATCAGTACTGGGTGTAA